The genomic stretch AGTGCGGTGACAGGCTCCTTGCCATGGCTGCCAGGGCATTGGTGTCCTCTGTCACCGCACTTCCTCCAACGTTCAACTGTGAACGGGGTCAGGACAGGTAACCGTGACCGTCGTAGAGTCCGCCGCTGAAGCCCCGGATCAGACGGCCGTTGCCGAGAAGGACCAGCCGGTGCGACTGACGACGCCGCAGAAATCGGAGAAACATCGCCCACCTCCAGATCGGGCAGGGCCACATCAACTCCAGGCTACTCTGCCCGGAATGCCCCGCAACCGCACTGCCGACGCCGATCAGGTCGGGCTTCCACGATCGTCGCACCGCTCAGGACTACACACCGTCAACCTGCCGTGCATGCAGGGGCTTTGTACTCGATCACGGTCATCCGCCCAGGTCGCGGTCGGCCGGTCGGCGGCGCACGCTGGATGCCCCGCGAGCCGGTGGCCAGCCCGTGAGGCCGAGCCAAGGATGTCCGCCATGGGTCACTCCGAACCCCGGCCGAGCGGCACCGAAACGGAGAACCATCCGTGGAGGATCCGCCTCGTCGAGCACCCGAAGCGCTTTGAATCGTCACACTTTGTGGGCTGCCAAAGAGACAGCCCGCGAGATCCTGGACGCCATGGACGATTCCGACTGCCGTACGGGCCTGGCCCGTGGACGGCACGGGGGCCAGGAATTCCGAGCGCTGGGAGATGCACCACGGCGGTGGCCTGTGGGTCAAGGGATCCCGCGGCTGGCTCATGTACCGCGCCCGGGTAGGCATCGAGTGGAGCATGCAGTTCTGCGCCGACCTCGCGAAGGTGGAGCGGCTCCGGCAGGACGCCGCCGAACTAGTCGACGCCTTCCCGCTCACGCTGCCCGCGCTGGAGGACGTCGGCCACGAGCGTGCCGAGGACCTGCTGCGCACGCCGATCAAGGACGCCGGCGACGTCGAGGCGTGGACCGTCGTGTGCCCCTGAGCCACGCCAACCACCAGGGCATCCTTCCGAGCGTGCCCGGTGAACACCGCTATCACAAATGAACTCCGACAACTGACCGCGGAGCCGTTCCAGCGGATCGCTGCTGTGGTGACGGTGGTTGCCCCAGGAGCCTGGTGCGATTCCTCGGCGACGGCCTGGAGGCACCGACCGGCCTGGCATTCGTGGCGAACTCGAGCTCCGACCGTTTTGACTCGATGAGACTCTCGGCTAGCCGGAGCTCCGGCCTTGTTCGCTTCGGTGACGCGGCGAGATCAGGGCGGCGGGCGAGTGCTATCTGCGGGGGCTGATGCTGGACGGCTGGCGCAAGTCGATCCAGCCGATGGCCGAGCGGGAACAAGCAGGCCCTGCAGCGGTTCGTGAACCAGTCGCCGTGGGACCGGCTGCAGTACGGCAACGGATCGCTCAGCGGTTGTGCGACGCGATCTGCTGGCCGGACTTCTCCGGCAGGTGGACCCACCGCATTCCAGGGCTTGATCAAGTTCCCTGGGGTTCCGGGTTGTTGGTGATGCCCAGGAGTGGGAGTGCTCGCTCTGGTTGGTCGCGGATCGCCCGTGTGGTCTTGGCGATGTTGCCGGCACCGAGGGTTTTCAGCAGGCCGATGGCGAGGTTGCGGAAGGTCGCCATGGCGCGGGGTGCGGTTCCCGTGTGGACGGTGGAGGCGTCCTCGGCGAAGGTGACGTCTCTGACATGGTGCAGGGCCTCCACGGACCAGTGGCCTCGGACTGCGCCGGCCAGTTCGGCCGGGGCTGTCTGATGGGCGTCGAGGCTGGTGACGGCGTAGACCGTCTCCCGTGTCTGCCGGTGGCCGGTCTGTGTGCGACGGCGGTGAACGCGGATGGCCAGTCGGGCGTGGGGGAAGGCGATGCCGCCGAGTTCGTCCGCGATGCCGCAGGTCTTGATCGAGCGGGATTCACGGCGGCCGTGTCCCTTCGTGGTGGCGGTGTGCTGGACGGCGATGTCCTGCCAGGGCAGTGCGGCGAGTTGGCGGTGGGCGGTCGGCTGATTGGTCTTGATCACTGCCAGGTAGTGGGCCTTCTTGATCTCGACCAGCCAGGCGACGTTCGCCTGGACCGAGTGCAGAGCGTCGAAGGTGACGAGGGTGCCGGTCAGGTCGAGGGGCTCGAGCAGGGGCCGGAAGTGGGTGGTCTCGTTCGTCTTCGCGCCGACCTCGGCCTGAGCGAGGGTCACGGCTCGGTGGTGGGTGACCGCGGAGAGCAGGTGTCTGCGCCTAGCGGCGAGGCGGGCCGAGCCCTTGAGCGCCTTGCCGTCGACGGCGATCACGCGCCGCTGCCCGGGACCGGGCGGGCCGGGCGGCCTGGTGGCTGTGTGGTGCCGGTCGGCGAGGTAGGCGCCCACCGCTTGGTCCAGGGCATCCCCGTCGACGGCCTCCAGCAC from Streptomyces sp. NBC_01571 encodes the following:
- a CDS encoding DUF6424 family protein, with the translated sequence MGHSEPRPSGTETENHPWRIRLVEHPKRFESSHFVGCQRDSPRDPGRHGRFRLPYGPGPWTARGPGIPSAGRCTTAVACGSRDPAAGSCTAPG
- a CDS encoding DUF6424 family protein, coding for MDGTGARNSERWEMHHGGGLWVKGSRGWLMYRARVGIEWSMQFCADLAKVERLRQDAAELVDAFPLTLPALEDVGHERAEDLLRTPIKDAGDVEAWTVVCP
- a CDS encoding ISAs1 family transposase, producing MLAKLGLLDADQVADLRPFLESVPDPRSRRGRWYSLTAILLVCACAAVSGARSIDELAEWGERAPNSLLVVIGIRRHPLGWRRTPSRTTIGRVLEAVDGDALDQAVGAYLADRHHTATRPPGPPGPGQRRVIAVDGKALKGSARLAARRRHLLSAVTHHRAVTLAQAEVGAKTNETTHFRPLLEPLDLTGTLVTFDALHSVQANVAWLVEIKKAHYLAVIKTNQPTAHRQLAALPWQDIAVQHTATTKGHGRRESRSIKTCGIADELGGIAFPHARLAIRVHRRRTQTGHRQTRETVYAVTSLDAHQTAPAELAGAVRGHWSVEALHHVRDVTFAEDASTVHTGTAPRAMATFRNLAIGLLKTLGAGNIAKTTRAIRDQPERALPLLGITNNPEPQGT